In Flavobacterium sp. GSB-24, the genomic window GGATGGTTTGTACTTGTAATGGGAATTTACATTATTGCAAAAGAAGTTTGTTTTAACTTTTAAAATTTAAAACGGATTGCCAATCTGTTTAGATTTTTATTTAAATATTTTGAATTTAGTTTTACTTGTAGAGTAATCTTTGTCAAAGTTATACACTTTGACAAAGATGAAACTAAAAAGTGTATTTCTTAAATCTCTCCAAACCTCTCTTTATAGCGCTCAAGCTCATGTTCTGTTCGGTTGAGAAGTTTTTCCAGAAGTTTGATTTTGTCTTCGTAAAGCTCTTTTAAAACCGAAGAATTATCAGCATTTATCAAAATGCTTCCGTTGTTGTTTCCTGTTATTTTATTAAAATTGTTAAAGTATTTATCGTAATCAAAACTAATTATATCCTCTACACTGACATCTAAAATTCTTCCAATTTCAACCAATTTCTCGTAACTCAAAGAAGTCTTCCCTTTTTCAATTTTACTGTAACCTGCTTGTGTTACACCTAATCTTTCTGCCATATATTCCTGAGTATAATTCTTTAACTCTCTAATGTTTTTAATTTTGTTTTTAATTGTTGCGGCCATAATTTTTCTGATTTGGGGTCATGTATAGTTAAAACAGCCAGCCGTTGGTTAAACAGCGTAACTATACTTATTTTTGGGTATTCTAGTATTGCTTCATACTACTAATTTATGAAGCATTGTTTTTTCGTTAATTTTCTTTTTTGCAATAAATAACTACACATCAAAGCTCCCATTATGAAAACAAAATCATAATGGAAAATATCAATTACAAACATCCTTGAATTTTAAATTTAAGCGGTTCTTCCAATACTTCGCTCAAACTGAAGATCTAAAAAATGATCTATTTGTCTACTTATCAAAACCCGATCCTCTGCCTTGATTTTGGTTCTTATTTTATTTTTGTAAACATCCTTTACAAACACAAAATAGTTAAACTCCGTTTTTTCTCTAAACCAAGCGATTATAACAAGACTGTAACACAAAACTGCGGGAATAATGTAATACACATCTATTATATCAGAGAAAATCATGCAATAATAAGTAACAGCTGTAACGGCAATAAAAACACTATTTTCTAAAAAGTATTTTTTCTTTTTTTT contains:
- a CDS encoding helix-turn-helix transcriptional regulator, coding for MAATIKNKIKNIRELKNYTQEYMAERLGVTQAGYSKIEKGKTSLSYEKLVEIGRILDVSVEDIISFDYDKYFNNFNKITGNNNGSILINADNSSVLKELYEDKIKLLEKLLNRTEHELERYKERFGEI